From one Streptomyces sp. Q6 genomic stretch:
- a CDS encoding asparaginase, producing MERIRTEAPRRITLISTGGTIASRWQGTGYAADAGGDTVLASAATPDGLTVDVVDLFNVNSSRMTSALQLTLLRTVREVLADPDVDGIVVTHGTDTLEESAFLLDLFHDDPRPVVFTGAQKPLGATDGDGPGNMYDALQVAATVRGLGVLVVFDGTVHAARGTVKTQTLAANAFADPSAAAPLGRLGFGRVDIRHEPERPEPLPVPKADAAIPRVDVVMHHSDADATLFEAALAAGAQGIVLVATGAGNATPELVDAVAAAVRRGVLVAVSTRVPAGPLAELYTGGGAVDLVAAGAVLTGTLRAGQARIAVLAALLSDAAPAARADVLRRLIAAPAGTAVGTAGTGEEKTAA from the coding sequence ATGGAACGCATCCGGACCGAAGCGCCCCGGCGCATCACCCTCATCAGCACCGGCGGCACCATCGCCAGCCGCTGGCAGGGCACCGGTTACGCCGCCGACGCCGGCGGGGACACCGTGCTGGCCAGCGCCGCCACGCCGGACGGCCTGACCGTCGACGTCGTCGACCTCTTCAACGTCAACAGCTCGCGGATGACCAGCGCACTGCAACTGACCCTGCTGCGCACCGTCCGCGAGGTCCTCGCGGACCCGGACGTGGACGGCATCGTCGTCACGCACGGCACGGACACCCTGGAGGAGTCCGCGTTCCTGCTCGACCTGTTCCACGACGACCCGCGCCCGGTGGTGTTCACGGGCGCCCAGAAGCCGCTCGGCGCGACCGACGGCGACGGTCCGGGCAACATGTACGACGCGCTCCAGGTCGCCGCGACCGTACGGGGCCTGGGTGTGCTGGTCGTCTTCGACGGCACGGTGCACGCCGCGCGCGGCACGGTGAAGACGCAGACGCTCGCGGCGAACGCGTTCGCCGACCCGTCCGCCGCCGCCCCGCTCGGCCGCCTCGGCTTCGGCCGCGTCGACATCCGGCACGAGCCGGAGCGTCCGGAGCCGCTGCCGGTGCCGAAGGCCGACGCGGCGATACCGCGCGTCGACGTCGTCATGCACCACAGCGACGCCGACGCCACCCTCTTCGAGGCCGCGCTCGCCGCGGGCGCGCAGGGCATCGTGCTCGTCGCCACCGGCGCGGGCAACGCGACGCCCGAGCTGGTCGACGCCGTGGCCGCGGCCGTGCGGCGCGGGGTCCTGGTCGCCGTCTCGACGCGGGTCCCCGCCGGGCCGCTCGCCGAGCTGTACACCGGCGGCGGCGCCGTGGACCTGGTCGCGGCGGGCGCCGTGCTCACCGGCACGCTCCGCGCGGGCCAGGCCAGGATCGCCGTCCTGGCCGCGCTCCTGTCGGACGCCGCCCCCGCCGCCCGCGCCGACGTCCTGCGCCGGCTGATCGCGGCGCCGGCCGGCACGGCCGTCGGGACGGCCGGCACGGGCGAGGAGAAGACCGCCGCCTGA
- a CDS encoding Lrp/AsnC family transcriptional regulator gives MDRIDLHILRELQADGRLSNQELAHRVGLSPSPCMRRVRQLEQDGVIQGYRAIVDPEAVGRGFEVLVSIEVRRDRESVEAFEHALQDIPDVVEAYRLFGSPGCLLRIAVADLAAYERLWIERLTTLDGVTEVNSQIIMKRVKEPKGLPV, from the coding sequence ATGGACCGTATTGATCTGCATATCTTGCGTGAGCTCCAGGCCGACGGTCGGCTCAGCAACCAGGAGCTCGCCCACCGCGTCGGTCTCAGCCCGTCGCCCTGTATGCGCCGCGTACGCCAGCTCGAACAGGACGGGGTCATCCAGGGCTACCGCGCGATCGTCGATCCGGAGGCCGTCGGCCGCGGCTTCGAGGTCCTCGTCTCCATCGAGGTGCGCCGCGACCGCGAGTCCGTCGAGGCGTTCGAGCACGCGCTCCAGGACATCCCCGACGTCGTCGAGGCCTACCGCCTCTTCGGCAGCCCCGGCTGCCTCCTGCGCATCGCGGTCGCGGACCTGGCGGCGTACGAACGCCTGTGGATCGAGCGTCTCACGACGCTCGACGGCGTCACCGAGGTCAACTCCCAGATCATCATGAAGCGTGTGAAGGAGCCGAAGGGGCTGCCGGTCTAG
- a CDS encoding alanine--tRNA ligase-related protein has translation MRTDDVVRTFTEFYEERGHRPLTGSTLLPPPGDPVLFTTSGMHPLTPYLEGRPHPLGRRLVNVQRCLRTTDLDEVGDPTHLTVFEMLGTWSLGDYEGPRSLEWGYELLTDGFGVDPRLLHSTVFGGDDRTGPDTPSLELWQRLGVPVEFTVEDNWWSNGPTGPCGPDSEIFLWTGDTPPESSPSRDGRWVEMWNHVTMRYRRLDDGSLVPLPQRNVDTGLGLERLSSRLQGRSSVFECDVFEPWRRLLPGLWPSLDEPSLRLVSDHLRSSFVVVGDGVRPSNTGRGYVLRRLIRRLLTVLRHEDGGDPTRGLGDLPEELIRHTLDRFRQDEDPRRVRHVLLDEERRFDRLLDRGRKVLDRPRFRGPLDEDDLRYLHDTHGLPRELVRGLRPK, from the coding sequence ATGCGTACCGACGACGTCGTCCGCACCTTCACCGAGTTCTACGAGGAGCGCGGGCACCGCCCGCTCACCGGCTCGACCCTGCTGCCGCCGCCCGGCGATCCGGTCCTGTTCACCACGTCCGGCATGCATCCGCTCACCCCGTACCTGGAGGGGCGCCCGCATCCGCTGGGCCGGCGGCTGGTCAACGTACAGCGGTGTCTGCGGACCACGGATCTGGACGAGGTCGGCGATCCGACCCATCTGACGGTGTTCGAGATGCTCGGCACATGGTCGCTCGGCGACTACGAGGGGCCGCGGAGTCTGGAGTGGGGGTACGAGCTGCTCACCGACGGATTCGGGGTCGATCCGCGCCTGTTGCACTCGACGGTGTTCGGCGGTGACGACCGGACCGGGCCCGACACGCCCTCTCTTGAGCTGTGGCAGCGGCTCGGGGTGCCGGTGGAGTTCACCGTCGAGGACAACTGGTGGTCCAACGGGCCGACCGGACCGTGCGGTCCCGACTCGGAGATCTTCCTGTGGACCGGCGACACACCTCCCGAGTCGTCGCCGAGCCGCGACGGGCGCTGGGTCGAGATGTGGAACCACGTGACGATGCGCTACCGGCGCCTCGACGACGGTTCGCTGGTGCCGCTGCCGCAGCGCAACGTCGACACCGGCCTCGGTCTCGAACGCCTCTCGTCGCGGTTGCAGGGCCGTTCGTCGGTGTTCGAGTGCGATGTCTTCGAGCCGTGGCGGCGGCTGCTGCCCGGCCTGTGGCCGTCGCTCGACGAGCCGTCGCTCCGGCTGGTCTCGGACCATCTGCGCTCGTCGTTCGTGGTCGTCGGCGACGGGGTGCGGCCGTCGAACACGGGACGCGGATACGTGCTGCGCCGACTGATCCGGCGGCTGCTCACCGTGCTGCGCCACGAGGACGGCGGCGACCCGACGCGCGGCCTCGGCGACCTGCCCGAGGAACTGATCCGGCACACCCTGGACCGCTTCCGCCAGGACGAGGACCCGCGGCGGGTGCGGCACGTGCTGCTCGACGAGGAGCGGCGCTTCGACCGGCTCCTCGACCGCGGCCGCAAGGTCCTCGACCGGCCGCGCTTCCGGGGGCCGCTCGACGAGGACGACCTGCGATATCTGCACGACACGCACGGGCTGCCGCGGGAACTGGTGCGCGGCCTGCGGCCGAAGTGA
- a CDS encoding flotillin family protein, whose protein sequence is MDATTVGIGVSVAAVLFVIALLFAFTRLFRKVEQGKALIVSRMRRVDVTFTGQVVLPVLHKAEVMDISVKAIEITRTGRDGLICKDNIRADIRISFFVKVNKTVDDVIKVAQAVGTQRASDQKTLQELFHAKFSEALKTVGKQLDFTDLYTKREELRYRIIEVIGVDLSGYHLEDAAIDYLEQTPLSQLDPHNVLDAQGIRKITELTTIEHVRTNEFQRTEEKEITRQNVDARETILELERRQADAEIKQQREIDTVRAREAAETARVVEEERLRSQGAFLTTEEKLGVQRENQQREVAVAQKNRERVIAVENERIEKDRLLEVIARERETQLTKIAADKEVEGQKREIAEVVRERVAVDRTVAEQEESIKKLRAVEEAERGRQSVIIAAEAEAQQKLVKDIKAAEAAEQAATHRAAEQLTLAEAELKSADLHAQAKLKLAAGIQAEQAAPGLADVQVRDKEADVIEKSGRAEAEATEARLRAEAEGARAKALAEATAIGEKLKAEAEGINQKALAMAALDDASRGHEEYRLRLQAEKEIRLAGLDAQRQVAEAQATVLATGLENADIDIVGGDSVFFDRLVNSIAFGKGLDGFVENSRTAQALAGPWLDGTAVFPEDLTKILGSVSTGDVQNLTVSALLMKLMNGGVGEQAGQLRELLDKAGQLGLADLPLARLNGSAAHH, encoded by the coding sequence ATGGATGCCACCACCGTGGGCATCGGCGTGTCCGTCGCCGCTGTCCTGTTCGTCATAGCGCTGCTGTTCGCCTTCACCCGGCTGTTCCGCAAGGTGGAGCAGGGCAAGGCGCTGATCGTCTCCCGGATGCGCAGGGTCGATGTGACGTTCACCGGGCAGGTCGTCCTGCCCGTGCTGCACAAGGCCGAGGTCATGGACATCTCGGTGAAGGCCATCGAGATCACCCGGACCGGCCGGGACGGGCTGATCTGCAAGGACAACATCCGCGCGGACATCCGCATCTCGTTCTTCGTGAAGGTCAACAAGACCGTCGACGACGTCATCAAGGTCGCCCAGGCCGTGGGTACCCAGCGCGCCAGCGACCAGAAGACGCTCCAGGAACTGTTCCACGCCAAGTTCTCCGAGGCGCTCAAGACCGTCGGCAAGCAGCTCGACTTCACCGATCTCTACACCAAGCGCGAGGAACTGCGGTACCGGATCATCGAGGTCATCGGCGTCGACCTGAGCGGCTACCACCTGGAGGACGCGGCGATCGACTACCTGGAGCAGACGCCGCTCTCCCAGCTCGACCCGCACAACGTCCTGGACGCCCAAGGCATCCGGAAGATCACCGAGTTGACGACGATCGAACACGTGCGGACGAACGAGTTCCAGCGCACGGAGGAGAAGGAGATCACGCGGCAGAACGTCGACGCCCGCGAGACCATCCTGGAGCTGGAGCGCCGCCAGGCCGACGCCGAGATCAAGCAGCAGCGGGAGATCGACACCGTACGGGCCCGCGAGGCGGCCGAGACGGCGCGAGTGGTGGAGGAGGAGCGGCTGCGCTCGCAGGGCGCGTTCCTCACCACCGAGGAGAAGCTCGGCGTGCAGCGCGAGAACCAGCAGCGCGAGGTCGCCGTCGCGCAGAAGAACCGCGAGCGGGTCATCGCCGTCGAGAACGAGCGCATCGAGAAGGACCGCCTCCTGGAGGTCATCGCGCGGGAGCGGGAGACCCAGCTGACGAAGATCGCCGCCGACAAGGAGGTCGAGGGGCAGAAGCGGGAGATCGCCGAAGTCGTACGGGAGCGGGTCGCCGTCGACCGGACGGTCGCCGAGCAGGAGGAGTCCATCAAGAAGCTGCGCGCCGTCGAGGAGGCGGAGCGCGGGCGGCAGTCCGTCATCATCGCGGCGGAGGCCGAGGCGCAGCAGAAGCTGGTCAAGGACATCAAGGCCGCGGAGGCCGCCGAACAGGCGGCCACCCACCGTGCCGCCGAACAACTGACGCTGGCCGAGGCCGAGTTGAAGTCCGCCGACCTGCACGCGCAGGCCAAACTGAAGCTCGCCGCCGGTATCCAGGCCGAGCAGGCCGCGCCGGGCCTCGCCGACGTCCAGGTCCGCGACAAGGAAGCCGACGTCATCGAGAAGTCGGGGCGCGCCGAGGCCGAGGCCACCGAGGCGCGGCTGCGCGCCGAGGCGGAGGGCGCCCGCGCCAAGGCGCTCGCCGAGGCGACCGCGATCGGCGAGAAGCTCAAGGCGGAGGCCGAGGGCATCAACCAGAAGGCCCTCGCCATGGCGGCCCTGGACGACGCGTCGCGCGGCCACGAGGAGTACCGGCTGCGGCTCCAGGCCGAGAAGGAGATCCGGCTCGCCGGGCTCGACGCGCAGCGGCAGGTCGCCGAGGCGCAGGCCACCGTCCTCGCCACCGGCCTGGAGAACGCGGACATCGACATCGTCGGCGGTGACTCCGTCTTCTTCGACCGGCTCGTGAACTCCATCGCGTTCGGCAAGGGCCTCGACGGCTTCGTCGAGAACTCGCGGACCGCCCAGGCCCTCGCGGGCCCCTGGCTGGACGGCACGGCCGTCTTCCCCGAGGACCTGACGAAGATCCTCGGCTCCGTGTCGACCGGCGACGTCCAGAACCTCACCGTCTCCGCGCTCCTGATGAAGCTCATGAACGGCGGCGTCGGCGAACAGGCCGGACAGCTCCGAGAACTCCTGGACAAGGCGGGGCAGTTGGGTCTCGCCGACCTTCCGCTGGCGCGGCTGAACGGCTCCGCCGCGCACCACTGA
- a CDS encoding alpha/beta hydrolase yields the protein MDIDKDIETSTTARRSALTIAGRTLSYVDFGGPGRPLLALHGHMSEGMSYADLAARLAPEWRVIAPDQRGHGASDRAADYSREGYLEDVEALLDHLGLDRVALLGHSLGAINAYQFAARRPDRVTALINAEGCAALGLDGANPLAFVLNFPERPAPSKEEFVAGLGPFAAHFEPLVHQLPDGTWGLPFHPRDIHDSEDRVHGDHWADWTASACPALLVRGSKGGVLPADQARQMIARRPHTRLVELETDHFVYAGDPVGFADAVRDFLRTTPAR from the coding sequence ATGGACATCGACAAGGACATCGAGACCAGCACCACCGCCCGGCGCTCCGCGCTGACGATCGCGGGCCGCACCCTCTCCTACGTCGACTTCGGCGGCCCGGGGCGTCCGCTGCTCGCCCTGCACGGGCACATGTCGGAGGGCATGTCGTACGCCGACCTCGCCGCCCGCCTCGCCCCCGAGTGGCGGGTCATCGCGCCCGACCAGCGCGGCCACGGCGCCTCGGACCGGGCCGCCGACTACAGCCGCGAGGGGTACCTCGAGGACGTGGAGGCGCTCCTGGACCACCTGGGTCTGGACCGGGTCGCGCTGCTCGGCCACTCGCTCGGCGCGATCAACGCCTACCAGTTCGCCGCCCGCAGGCCCGACCGCGTCACCGCCCTGATCAACGCCGAGGGCTGCGCCGCACTCGGCCTGGACGGCGCCAACCCCCTCGCCTTCGTCCTGAACTTCCCCGAGCGGCCCGCCCCCTCCAAGGAGGAGTTCGTCGCCGGGCTCGGACCGTTCGCCGCGCACTTCGAGCCCCTCGTCCACCAGCTCCCGGACGGCACCTGGGGCCTGCCCTTCCACCCCCGGGACATCCACGACTCCGAGGACCGGGTGCACGGCGACCACTGGGCCGACTGGACCGCCTCCGCCTGCCCCGCCCTCCTGGTGCGCGGCAGCAAGGGCGGCGTACTCCCCGCCGACCAGGCGCGGCAGATGATCGCCCGGCGCCCGCACACGCGCCTGGTCGAACTGGAGACGGACCACTTCGTGTACGCCGGCGACCCCGTCGGCTTCGCGGACGCGGTCCGCGACTTCCTGCGGACGACGCCGGCCCGGTGA
- the rsgA gene encoding ribosome small subunit-dependent GTPase A, whose protein sequence is MSHSTSHHSAHSGTTDSLLPYGWDDQWAAAFAPYAERGLVPGRVLRVDRGQCDLLTSEGVVRADTEFVVPRDPMKVICTGDWAAVDPDGGDPRYVQAFLPRRTAFVRSTSSKRSEGQILAANVDHAIIAVSLAAELDLGRVERFLALAWESGAQPLVVLTKADLVPDPVGLSYLVSDVETSAPGVRVLPVSALDGAGTDVLRSVVSGGTSVLLGQSGAGKSTLANALLGADVMDVQAVRDMDGKGRHTTTTRNLFVLPEGGVLIDTPGLRGVGLYDAESGVEQVFAEIAALAEDCRFHDCAHTVEPGCAVIAALADGRLHQRRLDSYRKLLRENRRLAARTDARVRDEMRRVWKQRGKQGRDAMEAKRGRLI, encoded by the coding sequence TTGTCTCACAGCACTTCGCACCACTCCGCGCACAGCGGCACCACCGACTCCCTCCTCCCGTACGGCTGGGACGACCAGTGGGCCGCCGCGTTCGCCCCGTACGCCGAGCGCGGGCTCGTGCCCGGCCGTGTCCTGCGCGTCGACCGCGGGCAGTGCGACCTCCTCACCTCCGAAGGCGTCGTGCGCGCCGACACCGAGTTCGTCGTGCCCCGCGACCCCATGAAGGTCATCTGCACCGGCGACTGGGCCGCCGTCGACCCCGACGGCGGCGACCCCCGCTACGTCCAGGCGTTCCTGCCGCGCCGGACCGCGTTCGTGCGGTCCACCTCGTCCAAGCGGTCCGAGGGGCAGATCCTCGCCGCGAACGTGGACCACGCGATCATCGCGGTGTCCCTGGCCGCCGAGCTCGACCTCGGCCGCGTCGAACGGTTCCTGGCGCTGGCCTGGGAGTCAGGGGCGCAGCCCCTGGTCGTCCTCACCAAGGCCGACCTCGTGCCCGACCCGGTCGGCCTGTCGTACCTCGTCTCCGACGTCGAGACCAGCGCGCCCGGCGTGCGCGTGCTGCCCGTCAGCGCGCTCGACGGGGCCGGCACCGACGTGCTGCGGTCCGTCGTCTCCGGCGGCACGTCCGTACTGCTCGGACAGTCCGGCGCGGGCAAGTCCACCCTGGCGAACGCGCTGCTCGGCGCCGACGTCATGGACGTCCAGGCCGTCCGCGACATGGACGGCAAGGGCCGCCACACCACGACCACCCGGAACCTGTTCGTGCTGCCCGAGGGCGGCGTCCTCATCGATACGCCGGGGCTGCGCGGCGTCGGTCTGTACGACGCCGAGTCGGGCGTCGAGCAGGTCTTCGCCGAGATCGCCGCGCTGGCGGAGGACTGCCGGTTCCACGACTGCGCGCACACGGTGGAACCCGGCTGTGCGGTGATCGCCGCCCTGGCGGACGGGAGGCTGCATCAGCGGCGTCTCGACAGCTACCGGAAGCTGCTGCGCGAGAACCGGCGGCTTGCCGCCCGGACGGACGCGCGGGTCCGGGACGAGATGCGGCGGGTCTGGAAGCAGCGCGGGAAGCAGGGGCGGGACGCGATGGAGGCGAAGCGGGGGCGGTTGATCTAG
- a CDS encoding methylated-DNA--[protein]-cysteine S-methyltransferase: MNTDPETIRFDTIASPLGELLLTCDATGALTSLSVPGQKGGRTVREGWVREPAPFAEAARQLDAYFAGRLKEFHLELRPEGTAFRRRVWDALDDVPYGATTTYGAVAARIGASRAAVRAVGGAVGANPLLIVRPCHRVIGSDGALTGYAGGLERKVTLLTLEGSL; this comes from the coding sequence GTGAACACTGACCCAGAGACGATCCGCTTCGACACCATCGCCAGCCCGCTCGGTGAGCTGCTGCTCACCTGCGACGCCACCGGCGCCCTGACCTCGCTGTCCGTCCCCGGGCAGAAGGGCGGCCGCACCGTCCGGGAGGGATGGGTGCGCGAACCCGCCCCGTTCGCCGAGGCCGCGCGGCAGCTCGACGCCTACTTCGCCGGCCGGCTCAAGGAGTTCCACCTGGAGTTGCGGCCGGAGGGGACCGCGTTCCGGCGGCGCGTGTGGGACGCGCTCGACGACGTCCCGTACGGCGCCACCACCACGTACGGGGCCGTCGCCGCCCGGATCGGCGCCTCCCGCGCCGCCGTACGGGCGGTCGGCGGGGCGGTCGGCGCCAACCCGCTGCTGATCGTGCGCCCCTGTCACCGGGTGATCGGATCCGACGGCGCCCTCACCGGATACGCGGGCGGCCTGGAGCGCAAGGTCACGCTGCTGACCCTGGAGGGCTCCCTCTGA
- a CDS encoding response regulator transcription factor, translating into MRVIIAEDSTLLREGLVRLLAEEGHEVVAAFGDADGLPEAVDRHGPDAVVVDIRMPPTHTDEGLRAALAIRERRPETGVLVLSQHVERTYAAQLLAGGAEGIGYLLKDRVAQVEEFLDALERIRAGHAVIDPEVVRQLMGRTTRTDPLTRLTPRERDVLEVLAQGHTNAGISERLHLSLSAVEKHLNAVFDKLDLPRTTGHNRRILAVLRYLEA; encoded by the coding sequence GTGCGCGTGATCATCGCCGAGGACTCGACCCTGCTGCGCGAGGGCCTGGTGCGGCTGCTCGCCGAGGAGGGGCACGAGGTCGTCGCCGCGTTCGGCGACGCCGACGGGCTGCCCGAGGCCGTGGACCGCCATGGACCGGACGCCGTGGTCGTCGACATCCGGATGCCGCCGACGCACACGGACGAGGGGCTGCGGGCGGCGCTGGCCATCCGCGAACGGCGCCCGGAGACCGGCGTGCTGGTCCTGTCCCAGCACGTCGAGCGCACGTACGCGGCGCAGTTGCTGGCGGGCGGCGCCGAGGGCATCGGCTATCTGCTCAAGGACCGGGTGGCGCAGGTCGAGGAGTTCCTGGACGCGCTGGAGCGGATCCGGGCGGGCCACGCGGTCATCGACCCCGAAGTCGTGCGGCAGTTGATGGGCCGCACCACCCGCACCGATCCCCTGACCCGGCTCACGCCGCGCGAACGGGACGTCCTGGAGGTGCTCGCGCAGGGCCACACCAACGCGGGGATCTCGGAGCGCCTCCACCTCTCGCTCAGCGCCGTGGAGAAGCATCTGAACGCCGTCTTCGACAAGCTGGACCTGCCCCGCACCACCGGGCACAACCGGCGGATCCTGGCGGTCCTGCGCTACCTGGAGGCGTAA
- a CDS encoding sensor histidine kinase, translated as MLLGCASALAGLLYLAVAGAVLGPCLLWPRTRPRAGAALSAGARRIAAVDRRRRTALFDDRFPLHHTPQDAQVVRYVAQRAYSGTVTAVTLALLAFGVVLAGVFAAAVVTGRVGAVELLWQFLLGGALLFLGVQGLRSLYALDARLARDTFGPSERELLRRRIDELATSRAAVVHAVDAERRRIERDLHDGLQQRLVALAMLLGRARRPGRTPEQADALLRQAHEESLAVLTELREVAWRVYPSALDGLGLREALGGVAERSPVPLRLSYAVPHTLPGPVETAAYFVVSEAVTNAAKHAAATTVTVELSVRAGVLGVSVRDDGSGGADPAGTGLSGLRGRVEALDGRLRVDSPAGGPTTVTAELPCA; from the coding sequence GTGCTCCTCGGATGTGCGAGCGCGCTCGCCGGGTTGCTGTACCTCGCCGTCGCGGGCGCGGTCCTCGGGCCGTGCCTCCTGTGGCCGCGCACCCGTCCGCGGGCCGGGGCCGCGCTGAGCGCGGGCGCCCGCCGGATCGCCGCGGTCGACCGGCGCCGCCGCACCGCCCTCTTCGACGACCGCTTCCCGCTGCACCACACGCCGCAGGACGCTCAGGTGGTGCGGTACGTCGCCCAGCGGGCGTACTCGGGGACGGTCACGGCGGTCACGCTCGCCCTGCTCGCGTTCGGGGTCGTCCTGGCCGGGGTGTTCGCGGCCGCCGTCGTGACCGGCCGGGTCGGCGCCGTCGAACTCCTGTGGCAGTTCCTGCTCGGCGGTGCCCTGCTCTTCCTCGGCGTCCAGGGGCTGCGCTCGCTGTACGCCCTCGACGCCCGTCTGGCCCGCGACACCTTCGGCCCGTCGGAGCGGGAACTCCTGCGCCGCCGCATCGACGAACTCGCCACCAGCCGCGCCGCGGTCGTGCACGCCGTCGACGCGGAGCGCCGCCGCATCGAGCGCGATCTGCACGACGGCCTCCAGCAGCGCCTGGTCGCGCTCGCGATGCTGCTCGGCCGGGCCCGCCGCCCCGGCCGCACCCCGGAGCAGGCCGATGCGCTCCTGCGTCAGGCCCACGAGGAGTCCCTGGCCGTCCTCACCGAGCTGCGCGAAGTGGCCTGGCGGGTCTATCCGTCGGCCCTCGACGGGCTCGGGCTGCGGGAGGCGCTCGGCGGGGTCGCGGAGCGCAGCCCGGTGCCGTTGCGGCTGTCGTACGCGGTGCCGCACACGCTGCCGGGCCCGGTCGAGACCGCCGCGTACTTCGTGGTGTCCGAGGCCGTCACGAACGCCGCCAAACACGCGGCCGCCACCACCGTCACCGTCGAACTGTCCGTCAGGGCAGGCGTGTTGGGCGTGTCCGTACGGGACGACGGCAGCGGCGGCGCCGATCCGGCGGGCACCGGACTGAGCGGACTGCGCGGCCGCGTCGAGGCGCTCGACGGCCGGCTGCGCGTCGACAGCCCCGCAGGGGGACCCACCACCGTCACCGCGGAGCTGCCGTGCGCGTGA
- a CDS encoding DedA family protein, whose protein sequence is MTHLVTPAAAAAEPTGGIAGWAARLVDVLGGPGAGLAIALENLFPPLPSEVILPLTGFAAGQGVISLASALFWTTLGSVVGAAALYGIGRLIGRERMYAVWARIPLVKISDLERTEAWFQRHGTKAVLLGRMVPVFRSLISVPAGVERMRLPVFLALTAVGSLLWNSVLVLAGYWLGDRWDLVETYVGVVSKVVLGAAVVAVTAYLVVRLRGRGKHREARPRARQDR, encoded by the coding sequence GTGACGCACCTTGTGACACCGGCCGCGGCCGCCGCGGAACCCACCGGCGGCATCGCGGGCTGGGCCGCCCGCCTGGTCGACGTGCTCGGCGGTCCGGGCGCCGGACTGGCGATCGCCCTGGAGAACCTGTTCCCGCCGCTGCCCAGCGAGGTCATCCTGCCGCTGACCGGCTTCGCGGCCGGGCAGGGCGTGATCTCGCTCGCCTCGGCCCTGTTCTGGACGACGCTCGGCTCCGTCGTCGGCGCGGCCGCGCTGTACGGGATCGGCCGGCTCATCGGCCGTGAGCGCATGTACGCGGTGTGGGCGCGGATCCCGCTGGTGAAGATCTCCGATCTGGAGCGCACGGAGGCCTGGTTCCAGCGGCACGGCACCAAGGCGGTGCTGCTCGGCCGGATGGTCCCGGTCTTCCGCAGCCTGATCTCGGTCCCGGCGGGCGTGGAGCGGATGCGGCTGCCGGTCTTCCTCGCCCTGACAGCGGTCGGCTCGCTCCTCTGGAACTCCGTCCTGGTGCTCGCCGGCTACTGGCTGGGCGACCGGTGGGACCTGGTCGAGACCTACGTCGGCGTCGTCTCGAAGGTGGTGCTCGGGGCGGCGGTCGTCGCCGTCACCGCGTACCTCGTCGTCCGGCTGCGGGGGCGCGGGAAGCACCGGGAGGCACGGCCGCGCGCACGGCAGGACCGCTAG
- a CDS encoding DUF456 domain-containing protein codes for MGAWELLLVGAVMALGVCGVLVPGVPGSWLVWAAVAVWALRNPNGLAWGVLVGATAVLLASQVLRWQLPPRRLRQAGATRKLGLWMGLGALVGFCVIPVIGAIPGFIGGIYVSERLRLGGHGDAVASTRTAMRAGGSSVLAELFACLLIVGAWLGAVIWG; via the coding sequence ATGGGAGCGTGGGAACTCCTGCTGGTCGGAGCCGTGATGGCGCTCGGCGTGTGCGGAGTCTTGGTGCCGGGAGTGCCCGGCTCGTGGCTGGTCTGGGCCGCGGTCGCCGTGTGGGCGCTGCGGAACCCCAACGGCCTGGCGTGGGGTGTCCTCGTCGGCGCCACCGCCGTCCTGCTCGCCTCCCAGGTCCTGCGCTGGCAGCTCCCCCCGCGCCGGCTGCGGCAGGCGGGAGCGACCCGCAAGCTCGGCCTGTGGATGGGCCTCGGCGCGCTCGTCGGGTTCTGCGTGATCCCGGTGATCGGTGCGATCCCCGGCTTCATCGGCGGTATCTACGTGTCGGAGCGGCTGCGCCTCGGCGGGCACGGGGACGCGGTGGCGTCGACGCGGACGGCGATGCGGGCGGGCGGCTCCAGCGTCCTCGCCGAGCTGTTCGCGTGCCTGCTCATCGTGGGGGCGTGGCTCGGGGCCGTGATCTGGGGCTGA